In the genome of Thermococcus celericrescens, one region contains:
- the thiE gene encoding thiamine phosphate synthase yields MGLRKALRLYVITARGDREEVRRVREALEGGATSIQLRAKSVTAREAYLAGREIRKLTREYGALFFVDDRIDLAIALDADGVQLGPGDIPIEVAKNVAPNLIVGASVYSVDEALKAEELGADYLGAGAVFSTPTKPKARVLGLGGLREIVKRVSIPVVAIGGITQENAGEVMKTGVDGVAVISTVMCGPDVKKATQELKNVVGGV; encoded by the coding sequence TTGGGGCTCCGCAAGGCCCTCCGCCTTTATGTTATTACAGCCCGCGGGGATAGGGAGGAGGTTCGGCGCGTCAGGGAGGCCCTTGAAGGAGGCGCCACATCAATCCAGCTCAGAGCAAAAAGTGTTACCGCAAGGGAAGCCTATCTCGCGGGAAGGGAGATAAGAAAGCTGACCCGGGAATATGGGGCCCTCTTCTTCGTTGACGACAGGATAGACCTGGCCATTGCCCTCGATGCGGACGGTGTTCAGCTGGGGCCTGGAGACATACCAATAGAGGTGGCAAAGAATGTTGCGCCCAACCTCATAGTGGGTGCCTCCGTTTACAGTGTGGATGAGGCCCTGAAGGCGGAAGAGCTTGGGGCCGATTATCTGGGAGCGGGGGCGGTTTTTTCAACCCCCACAAAGCCGAAAGCCCGGGTATTGGGGCTTGGGGGCCTCAGGGAGATAGTCAAAAGGGTCAGCATTCCTGTGGTTGCCATAGGGGGAATAACCCAGGAGAACGCGGGGGAGGTCATGAAGACGGGTGTGGACGGCGTGGCGGTCATCTCCACCGTTATGTGTGGCCCCGACGTCAAAAAAGCCACTCAAGAACTGAAAAACGTTGTTGGGGGTGTTTGA
- the thiM gene encoding hydroxyethylthiazole kinase has product MEWVGDALRKVREKRPLVHNITNYVVMNETANALLALGASPVMAHALEEVGEMVSIADSLVINIGTLSPPWIASMEKAVKAASELGKPVVLDPVGAGATKLRTSTAMKLLEMGDISVIRGNFGEISALLGEHGKTRGVDSAEYSLESASQLAERAAGEFGTVVAVTGPVDFVSDGKRTYVVENGHELLGNVTGTGCMATAITGAFLAVEEPLKAAVSALVTFEVAAELASEAKYPGTFHVKLYDYLYAIDPETVVRMAKVRGV; this is encoded by the coding sequence ATGGAGTGGGTTGGAGACGCCCTCAGAAAAGTGAGAGAGAAGAGGCCCCTCGTCCACAACATCACCAACTACGTAGTCATGAACGAGACCGCCAACGCCCTCCTCGCCCTTGGGGCGTCACCGGTTATGGCGCATGCCCTTGAAGAGGTCGGGGAGATGGTATCCATAGCGGATTCGCTTGTGATAAACATAGGCACCCTCTCTCCCCCCTGGATAGCCTCGATGGAAAAAGCAGTTAAAGCGGCTTCCGAGCTTGGAAAGCCCGTTGTGCTCGACCCCGTCGGAGCAGGGGCGACGAAACTGAGGACATCAACCGCCATGAAGCTCCTTGAGATGGGCGATATCTCCGTTATCAGGGGAAATTTTGGGGAGATTTCTGCCCTCCTCGGAGAGCACGGGAAGACGAGGGGCGTTGATTCCGCCGAATACTCCCTTGAGTCTGCGAGCCAGCTCGCCGAGAGGGCCGCCGGGGAGTTCGGAACGGTCGTGGCGGTGACAGGTCCGGTGGACTTTGTAAGCGACGGAAAAAGGACCTATGTCGTGGAAAACGGCCATGAGCTCCTTGGGAATGTCACCGGAACGGGGTGTATGGCAACCGCTATCACCGGGGCATTCCTTGCGGTAGAGGAGCCCCTGAAGGCGGCGGTCTCGGCCCTCGTGACCTTTGAGGTCGCGGCGGAGCTTGCGAGCGAGGCCAAGTACCCGGGCACGTTCCACGTTAAGCTCTACGACTACCTCTACGCCATAGACCCAGAGACTGTAGTCAGGATGGCGAAGGTAAGGGGGGTTTGA
- a CDS encoding sulfide-dependent adenosine diphosphate thiazole synthase, producing MLREMEISRAIIEAYTEELLESLSLDVAIVGAGPSGMVAGYYLAKNGAKVAIFEKKLSIGGGIWGGAMGFNRIVVQEEAKEILNEFGITYKPFKNGLYVADAIETATTIASQAVKAGVRFFNMIEVEDLVLKDDRVAGVVINWTPILMTGLHVDPLTVEAKFVIDSTGHGAQISQHLVKRGLIEVPGEGPMWAEKGEELTVKHTREIFPGLYVTGMAANAISGAPRMGPIFGGMFLSGRKAAFEILEKLGRG from the coding sequence ATGCTGAGGGAGATGGAGATAAGCAGGGCGATAATAGAGGCCTACACGGAGGAGCTTCTTGAGAGTTTGAGCCTTGACGTGGCGATAGTCGGCGCGGGCCCCTCCGGAATGGTCGCCGGCTACTACCTCGCCAAGAACGGGGCAAAGGTTGCGATATTCGAGAAGAAGCTCTCAATCGGCGGCGGAATTTGGGGCGGTGCGATGGGCTTCAACAGGATAGTCGTTCAGGAAGAAGCTAAAGAAATCCTCAACGAGTTTGGAATAACGTACAAGCCCTTCAAAAACGGTCTCTACGTCGCAGACGCGATAGAGACCGCAACCACAATAGCGAGCCAGGCCGTTAAAGCCGGCGTGCGCTTCTTCAACATGATTGAGGTTGAGGATTTGGTCCTGAAGGACGACCGCGTGGCCGGGGTTGTAATCAACTGGACGCCGATTCTCATGACGGGCCTCCACGTGGACCCGCTCACCGTCGAGGCGAAGTTTGTAATCGATTCGACGGGCCACGGGGCGCAGATAAGTCAGCACCTCGTTAAGAGGGGCCTCATTGAGGTTCCCGGCGAGGGGCCGATGTGGGCCGAGAAGGGGGAGGAGCTGACCGTTAAACACACGCGGGAAATCTTCCCGGGCCTCTACGTCACCGGAATGGCCGCAAACGCAATAAGCGGTGCCCCGAGAATGGGCCCGATATTCGGCGGCATGTTCCTGAGCGGGAGGAAAGCGGCCTTCGAAATTCTCGAAAAGCTGGGGAGGGGTTGA
- the thiC gene encoding phosphomethylpyrimidine synthase ThiC: MTQLEEARRGVITEEMKFIAEREGISPEKLRRSVAKGHTVIFRNVRHDWVKPVAVGEVVRVKVNANIGTSRDIVDVEAEIEKAKIAVKYGADTIMDLSTGGDLDEIRKRIMKAVDVPIGTVPIYQAAEEMLAKGNAIIEMTEDDMWRAVENHFRDGVDYTTIHVGVTKEVVEKMKRTKRIVGMVSRGGTFLAAWILHWGEENPLYKNYDYLLELAREYDVVLSLGDGLRPGGLPDAGDELQIAELYTLGRLVRRAREAEVQTMVEGPGHVPIDQIAAQVKLAKIATDNAPFYVLGPIVTDVFPGYDHITAAIGGAIAALNGADFLCYVTPAEHLGLPTPEHVREGVIAARIAAHAVNLTRFEADFKKDYLMSLARGRLNWAKQFELSEDKEMFVEIRKERPTKTEACSMCGDLCAIKLINDMLRKGEAE, translated from the coding sequence ATGACCCAGCTGGAGGAAGCTAGGCGCGGGGTAATTACGGAGGAAATGAAGTTCATAGCGGAGCGCGAGGGTATAAGCCCTGAAAAGCTGAGGAGAAGCGTCGCCAAAGGCCACACCGTCATATTCCGCAACGTGAGGCACGACTGGGTTAAGCCCGTTGCGGTTGGTGAAGTCGTCCGCGTCAAGGTCAACGCCAACATAGGCACCTCGCGCGACATAGTAGACGTCGAGGCCGAGATAGAGAAGGCCAAGATCGCGGTCAAATATGGCGCCGATACCATAATGGATCTCTCAACTGGCGGCGACCTCGATGAAATAAGAAAGCGCATAATGAAGGCTGTAGACGTTCCCATCGGCACCGTTCCCATCTACCAGGCCGCCGAGGAGATGCTGGCCAAAGGAAATGCCATCATCGAGATGACCGAGGACGACATGTGGAGGGCTGTGGAGAATCACTTCAGGGACGGCGTTGACTACACGACGATACACGTTGGAGTTACGAAAGAGGTCGTCGAGAAGATGAAGAGAACCAAGAGGATTGTCGGCATGGTCTCCCGCGGCGGAACTTTTCTCGCGGCGTGGATACTCCACTGGGGCGAGGAAAACCCCCTCTACAAGAACTACGACTACCTCCTTGAGCTCGCCAGGGAGTATGACGTCGTCCTAAGCCTTGGCGACGGGTTGAGGCCTGGCGGACTGCCCGATGCTGGCGACGAACTGCAGATAGCCGAGCTTTACACCCTCGGAAGGCTCGTTAGGAGAGCCAGAGAGGCAGAAGTTCAGACCATGGTTGAAGGACCCGGCCACGTTCCGATAGACCAGATAGCGGCGCAGGTGAAGCTGGCCAAGATCGCCACGGATAACGCTCCTTTCTATGTGTTGGGTCCGATAGTTACCGACGTCTTCCCAGGCTACGACCACATCACGGCGGCCATAGGCGGAGCAATAGCCGCTTTAAACGGGGCTGACTTCCTCTGCTACGTCACCCCAGCGGAGCACCTCGGCCTCCCGACCCCCGAGCACGTGAGGGAGGGGGTTATAGCTGCCAGGATAGCCGCTCACGCAGTCAATCTAACGCGCTTCGAGGCCGATTTTAAGAAGGATTACCTCATGAGCCTTGCGAGGGGAAGGCTGAACTGGGCGAAGCAGTTCGAACTCAGCGAGGACAAGGAGATGTTCGTCGAGATAAGGAAGGAGAGACCGACAAAGACCGAGGCATGCTCCATGTGCGGCGATTTATGCGCGATAAAGCTCATCAACGACATGCTGAGGAAGGGTGAGGCCGAGTGA
- a CDS encoding phosphoribosylaminoimidazolesuccinocarboxamide synthase, with product MRLIYRGKTKDVYEDGPYLVFYFKDSLLGEDGREDTGGNEVIGERPGKGSAVLRQTEFFFSLLERNGIRTHFVERIDERRARFLKAERIPLETIYRFKAYGSFLRRYNGWVESLQELGIVEFTLKDDSLGDPLITEEAILRLGIASEGELEEMKEVTKRVAEILAEFFSAKGLELIDFKLEFGRLNGELLVIDELSGDTMRVMKSGRLLSQEELLEVVE from the coding sequence GTGAGGCTCATCTACCGCGGTAAGACGAAGGACGTTTACGAGGATGGCCCGTATCTAGTCTTTTACTTCAAGGACTCCCTGCTGGGCGAAGACGGCAGAGAGGACACGGGTGGCAACGAGGTGATAGGCGAGAGGCCCGGCAAGGGGAGTGCGGTTCTCAGGCAGACGGAGTTCTTCTTCAGCCTGCTGGAAAGGAACGGGATAAGGACCCACTTCGTCGAGCGGATTGACGAGAGAAGGGCGCGCTTTCTGAAGGCAGAGAGGATTCCGCTGGAGACTATATACCGCTTCAAGGCTTACGGAAGCTTTCTCAGGAGATACAACGGATGGGTGGAGTCCCTCCAAGAGCTGGGAATAGTCGAGTTCACCCTCAAGGACGACTCGCTCGGCGACCCCCTCATAACCGAAGAAGCAATATTACGGCTCGGTATAGCGAGCGAAGGGGAGCTGGAGGAAATGAAGGAGGTAACGAAAAGGGTCGCCGAAATCCTGGCGGAGTTCTTCTCCGCAAAGGGGCTTGAGCTAATAGACTTCAAGCTGGAGTTCGGCAGGCTGAATGGAGAGCTTCTGGTGATAGACGAGCTCAGCGGCGACACGATGCGCGTTATGAAGAGCGGAAGGCTTTTGAGCCAGGAAGAGCTCCTGGAGGTGGTAGAATGA
- a CDS encoding formate--phosphoribosylaminoimidazolecarboxamide ligase — MIISTIASHSSLQILMGAKREGFRTRLYVKPNRKAFYSSIPPVDEIVVTENMREVLGDDGIVVPHGSFVAYLGIEAIEKANTKFFGNKRFLKWETSFELQDRVLKKAGIPTVEVIEPEEAKPDELYFVRLEGPRGGSGHFLAYGYELEEKIKGLSEPYRIERFTDGVYLYVHFFYSPILNRLELFGVDERLVIADANKRRPFRTLPYTIAGNKAVALRESLIPVLYDYGLAFVKAMEELEPPGIIGPFALHFAYDGEFRCIGFASRIDGGSNAKHWYSALYWERPMLMGERIAREIKLALEEDRLEEVVT; from the coding sequence ATGATAATCTCCACCATAGCTTCCCACTCCTCCCTTCAGATACTCATGGGGGCAAAGAGAGAGGGCTTCAGAACGAGGCTCTACGTCAAACCGAATAGAAAGGCCTTCTACTCCTCCATCCCGCCCGTCGATGAAATCGTCGTAACGGAAAACATGAGGGAAGTACTCGGTGATGACGGCATCGTCGTACCCCACGGCTCTTTCGTGGCCTACCTTGGTATAGAGGCCATCGAGAAAGCAAATACTAAGTTCTTCGGCAACAAGCGTTTCCTCAAGTGGGAAACCAGCTTTGAACTCCAGGATAGGGTCCTTAAAAAGGCCGGCATTCCGACGGTTGAAGTCATCGAGCCCGAAGAGGCTAAGCCAGACGAGCTTTACTTTGTCCGCCTTGAGGGACCGAGGGGCGGAAGCGGACACTTCTTGGCTTACGGTTATGAACTGGAGGAGAAGATCAAAGGCCTGAGCGAACCCTACAGGATTGAACGCTTCACAGACGGCGTTTACCTCTACGTCCACTTCTTCTATTCGCCAATTTTAAACCGTTTGGAGCTCTTTGGCGTTGATGAGCGCCTGGTCATCGCGGACGCAAACAAGAGGCGGCCCTTCAGGACCCTCCCATACACCATAGCGGGAAACAAGGCCGTAGCGCTGAGGGAGTCGCTCATTCCAGTGCTCTACGATTACGGATTGGCTTTCGTCAAGGCCATGGAGGAGCTTGAACCTCCCGGCATCATAGGTCCCTTCGCTCTCCACTTCGCCTACGATGGTGAATTTCGCTGCATAGGCTTCGCCTCGCGCATAGACGGCGGCAGCAATGCCAAACACTGGTACTCGGCCCTCTACTGGGAGAGGCCGATGCTCATGGGCGAGAGGATAGCGCGCGAGATTAAGCTCGCCCTAGAGGAGGACAGGCTTGAGGAGGTGGTAACTTGA
- a CDS encoding IMP cyclohydrolase encodes MRYVGRMLGVGLTNDRPFAFYRLNSRSFPNRRAVIRGNEIYIANQTETDNPYVSYPVVKLLENYAVVSNGLQTVFIAQALEEESPRKALIHVLDAFDYERDDYSTPRIAAIVECGKARGWLGFVGREELWVKAIKLEEGKAFFTATYNVDGIEELELSFSNAEELAEKVLRLEFAHPVLAIGVVEKENGWGLAISP; translated from the coding sequence TTGAGGTACGTCGGGAGAATGCTTGGAGTGGGCCTAACCAACGACAGGCCCTTCGCCTTCTACCGCCTGAACTCCCGCTCATTCCCTAACAGGAGGGCGGTTATTCGGGGAAACGAAATTTACATAGCCAACCAGACCGAGACTGACAACCCCTACGTGAGCTATCCCGTTGTGAAGCTGCTCGAAAACTATGCGGTCGTGAGCAACGGGCTGCAGACGGTCTTTATAGCCCAGGCTCTCGAAGAGGAAAGCCCGAGAAAAGCGTTGATCCATGTCCTCGACGCCTTCGACTACGAGCGTGATGACTACAGCACACCGAGGATAGCTGCCATAGTGGAGTGCGGGAAAGCTAGGGGCTGGCTCGGCTTCGTTGGCAGAGAAGAGCTCTGGGTTAAAGCCATTAAGCTGGAAGAAGGGAAGGCCTTCTTTACCGCAACGTACAACGTTGATGGCATTGAAGAGCTGGAGCTGAGCTTTTCGAATGCCGAAGAACTGGCTGAGAAAGTCTTAAGGCTGGAGTTCGCCCATCCGGTGCTGGCCATAGGGGTGGTGGAAAAAGAAAACGGTTGGGGGCTGGCCATCAGCCCTTGA
- the ribH gene encoding 6,7-dimethyl-8-ribityllumazine synthase, giving the protein MEVCVVEGEFMGENLRIGVVVARFNDLLTDELLSGALDCFERHGVEKVDVVKVPGSFEIPLAAKKLAESGKYDAVLALGAVVRGETKHFDLVANEVAKGVANASLQTGVPVIFGVITVEDELQGLNRAGIKSNKGFEYAMAALEMANLMKKLKG; this is encoded by the coding sequence ATGGAGGTTTGCGTCGTTGAGGGTGAATTCATGGGTGAGAACCTGAGGATAGGGGTGGTTGTGGCGAGGTTCAACGACCTCCTCACGGACGAGCTCCTGAGCGGTGCTTTGGACTGCTTCGAGAGGCACGGCGTTGAGAAGGTTGACGTGGTTAAAGTACCGGGCTCCTTCGAAATACCGCTCGCTGCCAAAAAGCTCGCCGAGAGCGGGAAGTACGACGCTGTTTTGGCCCTTGGTGCGGTGGTTAGAGGAGAAACCAAGCACTTCGATCTCGTTGCAAACGAAGTTGCCAAGGGGGTTGCAAACGCTTCGCTCCAGACGGGCGTCCCCGTTATTTTTGGCGTGATAACAGTTGAAGATGAGCTTCAGGGCCTGAACAGGGCGGGGATAAAGAGCAACAAGGGCTTCGAGTACGCGATGGCAGCTCTTGAGATGGCCAACCTGATGAAAAAGCTCAAGGGCTGA
- a CDS encoding bifunctional 3,4-dihydroxy-2-butanone-4-phosphate synthase/GTP cyclohydrolase II: MNWDSIREKVLEGKPVVLIDDRREFEADLVYPAEIASPEVVNFMLSMKGLLCFTMDMEVALSRGFFPLPSKEGETNFLIPVDYMENFTGITAEERALTAKKLAEALSVEHFRYPGHLHLLGGIGLNRRRGHTEGSLELMEILGFKRYALIVEILDETGNSHNREYTLRLAEENDLPVVNIDDVWKEFVRRKQLIRVYANARLPTRYGDFRIVSFDNELDFKEHVAIVKEPYREVPLVRIHSKCLTGDTLGSLKCDCWSQLTNALRMIAQEGGILLYMDQEGRGIGLKEKIKAYELQEDGLDTVEANEVLGYRADERTYEAAFQMLRALGVSRIRLITNNPRKAEALEELGMEVVGIVPAPGEVTEHNRLYLKVKAEKLGHRIPFEI; this comes from the coding sequence ATGAACTGGGACTCAATTAGGGAGAAGGTTCTCGAGGGAAAGCCCGTCGTTCTCATCGATGACAGAAGGGAGTTCGAGGCTGATCTGGTTTACCCGGCCGAGATAGCCTCGCCTGAGGTTGTGAACTTCATGCTCTCGATGAAGGGCCTCCTCTGCTTCACTATGGACATGGAGGTCGCGCTAAGCAGGGGCTTCTTCCCCCTGCCGAGCAAGGAAGGTGAGACCAACTTTTTAATTCCCGTTGACTACATGGAGAACTTCACGGGCATAACGGCAGAAGAGAGGGCTTTAACCGCCAAAAAGCTCGCTGAGGCCCTATCGGTAGAGCACTTCAGATATCCAGGCCATTTGCACCTCCTCGGCGGGATAGGCCTGAACAGGCGGAGGGGCCACACCGAGGGCTCGCTTGAGCTGATGGAGATACTCGGCTTTAAAAGGTACGCCCTCATAGTCGAGATACTCGACGAAACTGGAAACTCCCATAACAGAGAATACACCCTAAGGCTCGCCGAGGAGAATGATTTGCCGGTCGTTAACATCGACGACGTCTGGAAGGAGTTCGTGAGGAGGAAGCAGCTGATAAGGGTCTACGCCAACGCAAGGCTGCCGACGCGCTACGGGGACTTCAGGATAGTGAGCTTCGACAACGAGCTGGACTTTAAAGAGCATGTTGCCATAGTTAAGGAGCCATACAGGGAGGTTCCACTCGTCAGGATCCACTCCAAGTGTCTCACCGGGGACACACTCGGTTCGCTGAAGTGCGACTGCTGGAGCCAGCTGACCAACGCCCTCAGGATGATAGCGCAGGAGGGAGGAATACTCCTCTACATGGACCAGGAGGGGCGAGGCATAGGGCTGAAGGAGAAGATAAAGGCCTACGAGCTCCAGGAAGATGGATTAGATACGGTTGAGGCAAACGAGGTGCTGGGATATAGAGCGGACGAGAGAACCTACGAGGCGGCCTTCCAGATGCTCCGCGCGCTTGGCGTTTCAAGGATTAGGCTCATCACCAACAACCCGCGGAAGGCGGAGGCTCTGGAGGAGCTTGGAATGGAGGTCGTTGGGATAGTCCCGGCTCCGGGAGAAGTTACCGAGCACAACAGGCTTTATCTGAAGGTGAAGGCCGAGAAGCTCGGCCACAGGATTCCCTTCGAAATCTAA
- a CDS encoding riboflavin synthase: MFSGIVEGTGRARYSTGRLYVEVPFKVRPGDSVAVNGACLTVVSFDEGIAVFDVGEETLRRTNLRKARVVNLERALKLGDRMDGHIVTGHVDGTVRFIASRRSGNTTWMAFEMPAERWGVAEKGSIALNGVSLTVARVEANRFWVQVIPYTLKNTNLSLLRPGEGVNYEIDIIARYIKEIITNSKWI; encoded by the coding sequence ATGTTCAGTGGAATCGTTGAGGGAACTGGGAGGGCCCGCTACTCCACTGGAAGGCTGTACGTTGAGGTTCCTTTCAAGGTCAGACCCGGAGACAGCGTGGCGGTAAACGGTGCCTGCTTAACCGTGGTCTCCTTCGACGAAGGGATTGCCGTTTTTGACGTCGGCGAGGAGACGCTGAGGAGAACCAACCTGAGGAAAGCGAGAGTCGTCAACCTCGAGAGGGCCTTGAAGCTCGGCGATAGAATGGACGGACACATAGTCACAGGCCACGTTGACGGGACGGTTCGCTTTATAGCCTCGCGGAGGAGCGGGAACACGACGTGGATGGCTTTCGAGATGCCGGCCGAGAGGTGGGGCGTTGCCGAGAAGGGCTCCATAGCCCTAAACGGAGTTTCCCTCACCGTTGCGAGGGTAGAAGCCAACCGCTTTTGGGTTCAGGTAATTCCGTACACCCTCAAAAACACCAACCTCAGTCTCCTGAGGCCTGGTGAGGGGGTGAACTACGAGATTGACATCATAGCGAGGTACATAAAAGAGATAATAACAAATAGTAAGTGGATATAA
- the ribD gene encoding bifunctional diaminohydroxyphosphoribosylaminopyrimidine deaminase/5-amino-6-(5-phosphoribosylamino)uracil reductase RibD, whose protein sequence is MMEEDVRFMRIALGLARRGEGLVNPNPMVGAVVVKDDRIIGTGWHERFGGKHAEVNAIEDAKRKGHDVKGATMYVTLEPCSHWGKQPPCADRIIKEGISRVVIAVEDPNPLVSGRGIKKLRAAGIEVEVGLLGEEARKLNEVFIKYITTRIPFVSIKLALTLDGFIATESFSSQWITGEAARARVQELRKKHMAIMVGSGTVLRDNPRLNCRLDNCPEKVKVVLDRSGRVAEEVRRGRRFNLFEDGRAIFFTEKPEKFEGIAEAYPITEPEEILKKLGELGIDSVLIEGGRAACGFLPLADKFYLFYGPKLFGRGINPFECLKVETAERAFPLRIDSVEMLGDSVLVTAYPGGRDVQWNR, encoded by the coding sequence ATGATGGAGGAAGATGTACGCTTTATGAGGATCGCCCTTGGGCTGGCGAGGCGCGGCGAGGGTTTGGTGAATCCCAACCCGATGGTCGGGGCGGTTGTAGTCAAGGACGACAGGATAATAGGCACCGGCTGGCACGAGCGCTTTGGGGGAAAGCACGCGGAGGTAAACGCTATCGAGGACGCCAAGAGAAAGGGACACGACGTTAAGGGTGCGACCATGTACGTGACGCTGGAGCCCTGCTCCCACTGGGGCAAACAGCCACCCTGCGCGGACAGGATCATCAAGGAGGGCATTTCGAGGGTTGTCATAGCCGTGGAGGATCCGAACCCCCTCGTTTCAGGGAGGGGGATTAAGAAGCTTAGGGCGGCAGGAATCGAGGTGGAAGTCGGTCTTCTTGGGGAGGAGGCAAGGAAGCTGAACGAGGTTTTCATTAAATACATAACTACCAGAATTCCCTTCGTCTCTATAAAGCTGGCTCTGACGCTGGACGGTTTTATAGCAACGGAGAGCTTTTCGTCCCAGTGGATAACAGGCGAAGCGGCGAGGGCAAGGGTTCAGGAGCTTAGAAAGAAGCACATGGCGATTATGGTTGGCTCTGGAACCGTTCTCAGGGACAATCCAAGGCTCAATTGCCGGCTCGATAACTGCCCCGAGAAGGTTAAGGTCGTCCTCGACCGCTCAGGCAGGGTGGCGGAGGAAGTGCGGAGGGGAAGGAGGTTCAACCTATTCGAGGATGGGAGGGCCATCTTCTTCACTGAAAAACCTGAGAAGTTCGAAGGAATAGCTGAGGCATATCCGATAACCGAACCTGAGGAGATCCTGAAGAAGCTCGGCGAACTCGGGATAGACAGCGTCCTGATAGAGGGCGGCAGAGCAGCCTGTGGGTTCCTGCCTCTAGCGGATAAGTTTTACCTCTTCTACGGGCCAAAGCTCTTCGGGAGGGGGATAAATCCCTTCGAATGCCTCAAGGTGGAGACGGCAGAGCGGGCGTTTCCTCTTAGAATTGACTCGGTTGAGATGCTCGGCGATAGCGTTCTTGTAACAGCTTACCCCGGTGGTAGAGATGTTCAGTGGAATCGTTGA